A genomic region of Armatimonadota bacterium contains the following coding sequences:
- a CDS encoding beta-galactosidase has translation MRILTVILSCLALARLAAAGVIPVIANPGFEEGSAGWGWYSRAKCTYAVSKENPYSGRQCIVFHNESPLEPEVYGRLFQVIGVLPATEYELSVWVRGKNVSSAIHFTDWNSYTLNIPTGSYDWQKISTRFRTKNDQNSLNIGINVVNLCDELAIDDISLKPIGSPLETKGINGWFLAPGTVIGDNAPASVAIFLNSTRKSTATVEATIRAGSEIIFKKSAQVKPGENSFEWEWNSGKAPVRQLECTITISDEKGKVVAGTKKIEKLGSAISADLDKVEAKLKDFDALYKKCKMKGIPLDYPRVTRTMVEQFLPLARMDLQKGEITRANWAVGDFNRSLDNAMAEMQAYLKNPKLAPNAVRYRTSKVEIKGLSFIGDRQDSSGKKSRGPVFFCGYGHFGQVRTDMPRWPGYGVNIIQIEIGPSAVFPSENEVNLKPAQDIVNVLDQAAKNNVMVNILLSPHYFPGWAYQKWPHLMKGGGGFFGYCVDAPEAKQIIEKFLRTVVPLFKDKPALHSFCLSNEPIFDRAAGCDNTPAMWAEYLAKVHGDIATLNARYKTQFSSFSEVPIPANDQYDAPQFYDYVVFNQERFANWHKWKADVIHEMAPKVPVHAKIMDSALLSRYTIAWGVDPELFGELSQINGNDNYAFPSGETIAWGSMNIGYDLQRSLNKKPIFNSENHISPDRSNYYIKPENFRTALWQGAIHGQGATTIWVWEKTYDKGSDFYGNVMDRPGCAEAVGRTCLDLNRFAAEVTALQNVKAPVAILWSNTSIARNQQYLDAMSRAYTALNFCGIKIDFISEKQLAAGKGSDYQIIMLPNATHLPEASFKSLLKLPPSSQCVIFGNPPSKDPWGNDFPDNEVAQLSKQAVIIPLDASTDKELWPKLLSLLDNMNLLPEIRVVDASTNQPVWGVEWLPAKIGSRTVINMVNLLEKPVDVRIVSSGRQTTEDKPMSPRILQARDLLSLGGQAKVRTLKPVTPVLAEVGQ, from the coding sequence ATGCGAATTCTAACAGTAATTTTGTCTTGTCTAGCACTCGCCAGGCTAGCCGCGGCAGGTGTAATACCCGTTATAGCCAATCCTGGATTCGAAGAAGGCAGTGCAGGTTGGGGATGGTATTCCAGAGCCAAATGCACATATGCTGTAAGCAAGGAAAATCCTTACTCAGGCAGGCAATGCATTGTCTTCCATAATGAGAGCCCTCTCGAACCTGAGGTCTATGGCAGATTATTCCAGGTTATCGGCGTATTGCCAGCAACTGAGTATGAATTGAGCGTATGGGTTCGGGGAAAAAATGTTTCATCCGCAATACATTTCACCGATTGGAACTCTTACACCCTTAACATCCCAACTGGTAGCTATGATTGGCAAAAAATATCCACAAGGTTTCGAACAAAGAATGACCAAAATAGCCTAAACATTGGTATCAACGTAGTCAATTTATGCGATGAACTAGCGATTGATGACATTTCACTCAAACCCATCGGTTCCCCACTAGAAACGAAAGGCATAAATGGTTGGTTTCTAGCGCCAGGCACGGTTATTGGTGACAACGCTCCCGCCTCAGTCGCTATCTTTCTCAATTCTACACGGAAAAGCACAGCAACCGTCGAAGCTACAATTCGCGCTGGGAGCGAAATCATTTTCAAAAAGAGCGCCCAAGTAAAGCCGGGCGAAAACTCTTTCGAATGGGAGTGGAACAGCGGCAAGGCACCAGTTAGACAACTCGAATGCACCATAACCATTTCGGATGAAAAAGGCAAGGTTGTTGCCGGAACAAAAAAGATTGAGAAACTCGGTTCGGCAATTTCTGCCGATTTGGACAAGGTTGAAGCTAAACTCAAAGATTTCGATGCACTCTATAAAAAGTGCAAGATGAAAGGAATCCCCCTCGATTATCCGCGTGTAACGCGAACCATGGTTGAGCAATTCCTGCCGCTGGCACGGATGGATTTACAGAAGGGCGAGATAACGCGGGCTAATTGGGCTGTTGGCGATTTTAATCGCTCACTCGACAATGCCATGGCGGAGATGCAGGCATATCTCAAAAATCCAAAACTTGCACCAAACGCTGTTAGATATCGCACGAGTAAGGTTGAGATAAAGGGCTTGAGCTTTATTGGCGATAGGCAAGATTCAAGTGGCAAGAAGAGCCGAGGTCCAGTCTTTTTCTGCGGCTATGGGCACTTTGGCCAAGTGAGGACAGATATGCCTCGTTGGCCAGGCTACGGCGTGAACATCATTCAAATTGAGATTGGTCCTAGCGCTGTTTTCCCCTCGGAAAATGAGGTCAATCTCAAGCCTGCGCAAGATATTGTGAATGTTCTTGACCAAGCGGCAAAGAACAATGTGATGGTAAATATTCTCCTCTCGCCGCACTACTTCCCAGGTTGGGCATACCAGAAATGGCCACATTTAATGAAAGGCGGCGGTGGATTCTTTGGATACTGTGTGGATGCACCCGAAGCAAAACAAATAATAGAGAAGTTTCTTCGAACGGTTGTCCCTCTATTCAAAGACAAACCGGCTCTCCACAGCTTTTGTCTCTCAAATGAGCCTATTTTCGACCGTGCCGCCGGCTGCGATAACACACCAGCCATGTGGGCAGAATATCTTGCCAAAGTACATGGCGACATTGCAACGCTGAACGCACGGTACAAGACCCAATTTTCAAGCTTTTCTGAAGTGCCAATCCCTGCGAATGACCAGTATGACGCGCCGCAATTCTACGATTATGTCGTGTTCAACCAAGAGCGCTTTGCAAACTGGCACAAATGGAAAGCAGATGTTATTCATGAAATGGCTCCAAAGGTTCCTGTGCACGCAAAAATCATGGACTCGGCACTCCTTTCGAGGTACACAATCGCATGGGGCGTTGACCCAGAGCTTTTTGGCGAACTTTCACAAATTAACGGCAATGACAACTACGCGTTCCCAAGCGGCGAGACAATCGCCTGGGGCTCAATGAATATCGGCTATGACCTACAGCGCTCACTAAACAAGAAGCCGATATTCAATTCAGAAAACCACATCAGCCCAGACCGCTCGAATTATTACATCAAGCCAGAGAACTTCCGCACAGCGCTTTGGCAAGGAGCAATCCACGGCCAGGGAGCAACCACTATTTGGGTATGGGAAAAGACATATGATAAAGGTTCGGACTTCTATGGCAATGTGATGGACCGACCGGGGTGCGCAGAGGCCGTCGGGCGCACATGCCTAGACCTAAACCGTTTTGCAGCTGAGGTTACGGCTCTGCAGAACGTTAAGGCGCCGGTGGCGATTTTGTGGTCAAATACTTCTATCGCCCGAAACCAGCAATATCTAGATGCAATGTCCAGAGCTTACACAGCCTTGAACTTCTGCGGCATAAAGATTGACTTCATTTCAGAAAAGCAACTTGCTGCCGGCAAGGGAAGTGATTACCAAATCATCATGCTTCCAAATGCAACCCACCTGCCAGAGGCATCCTTTAAAAGCCTCCTTAAATTGCCGCCCTCCAGCCAATGCGTCATCTTCGGTAACCCACCATCTAAAGACCCATGGGGAAACGACTTTCCCGATAACGAAGTCGCCCAGCTTTCTAAGCAGGCGGTGATTATTCCTCTCGATGCAAGCACAGATAAAGAACTCTGGCCCAAACTGCTCTCACTGCTTGATAATATGAACTTACTGCCCGAGATTCGCGTTGTAGATGCATCAACCAACCAACCGGTATGGGGAGTGGAATGGCTCCCTGCCAAAATCGGCAGTCGAACGGTCATAAACATGGTGAACCTTCTAGAGAAACCGGTGGACGTAAGAATAGTTTCATCAGGCAGACAAACTACCGAGGATAAGCCAATGTCCCCCAGAATTCTGCAGGCTCGAGATCTCCTTTCCCTCGGTGGGCAGGCAAAGGTGCGAACACTAAAACCAGTAACGCCTGTACTAGCGGAAGTTGGGCAATAA
- a CDS encoding ABC transporter permease, translating into MKSAPIINRLSPFLHAAGNPLATLGIAFGIGAIVILASGENPFAAFGAMFSGAFGSVPAVCETIVKAIPLTLAGLAVALGLRAGIFNIGVEGQLLIGGLAAALAGYTLKLPAPLHTPLCLIAGIFGGALWGFLPGLLKAKRGVHEVITTIMLNYIAFFLTHYLVTNQFQDPNSMAPQTPEIQPTAFLGSLGGAHWGILIAVLGVIGFAFLMNRTVVGYELKVVGTNQDAARASGINVPGMIVLAMLFSGGLAGLAGAVEVLGVHHRFYDQFSPGYGFDSIAVALLGNNTAVGTALSALLFGALRNGAVSMQLITETPKEIVTVIQAIVIVLAGMKFLGKRYPRHASSN; encoded by the coding sequence ATGAAGAGCGCCCCCATAATTAACAGGTTGTCGCCTTTCTTGCATGCGGCTGGCAATCCATTGGCAACGCTGGGAATTGCATTTGGGATTGGTGCGATAGTTATCCTAGCATCAGGAGAAAATCCCTTTGCCGCATTTGGCGCAATGTTCTCGGGCGCATTTGGAAGTGTTCCGGCAGTCTGCGAAACCATTGTCAAGGCAATCCCACTTACGCTTGCTGGGCTGGCGGTAGCACTAGGTCTCCGTGCGGGGATTTTCAACATTGGCGTAGAGGGTCAGCTCCTAATCGGCGGGCTTGCGGCAGCGTTGGCTGGCTACACTCTAAAACTGCCAGCGCCTTTGCATACCCCCTTATGCCTCATTGCGGGAATCTTTGGCGGTGCACTTTGGGGCTTCCTGCCTGGCTTGCTAAAGGCAAAACGCGGTGTGCATGAGGTCATCACTACAATCATGCTTAACTACATAGCCTTTTTCCTAACTCACTACCTTGTAACCAACCAATTTCAAGACCCCAACTCAATGGCGCCGCAGACGCCCGAAATTCAGCCAACCGCTTTTTTAGGTAGCCTCGGAGGCGCACATTGGGGAATTCTTATAGCAGTTCTTGGCGTTATCGGCTTTGCATTCCTAATGAATCGCACGGTAGTCGGCTATGAACTAAAGGTGGTAGGCACTAACCAGGACGCCGCCCGAGCATCCGGCATAAATGTGCCAGGGATGATTGTGCTTGCTATGTTATTTAGCGGCGGGCTAGCAGGACTCGCAGGCGCAGTCGAAGTTCTAGGGGTACACCATCGGTTCTATGACCAATTCTCCCCCGGATATGGTTTCGACAGCATCGCTGTCGCTCTTCTCGGTAATAACACTGCCGTCGGAACAGCGCTTTCAGCACTCCTCTTCGGTGCGCTGAGAAATGGCGCGGTAAGTATGCAGCTAATCACCGAAACGCCAAAGGAGATAGTCACGGTTATCCAAGCTATTGTAATCGTTCTTGCAGGGATGAAATTCCTCGGAAAGAGATATCCAAGGCACGCATCAAGCAACTAG
- a CDS encoding uroporphyrinogen decarboxylase family protein, whose amino-acid sequence MRKDQFEQLKAIVQGAKIKPPVALLVDSPWIPPFVGIEAMEYFTEPDKWLEANLHVVERFPDVIFIPGFWVEYGMAIEPSAHGCKVSWWKDSPPSVSPVLSDISEVSRLTVPSPQNDGLMPFVLHLQRRAQEQIAPMGYSIRIVSARGPLALATFIRGITEFLIDIKIEPENSHRLLDICTETVIRWLDAQAKNLPDVEAIFVLDDIVGLLSPADYEEFAHPYLKRIFDAFNGMLKLYHNDANIEPFAERLAETGFDILNFSHLIDAGELYRRIGDKVVLMGNVPPLQVMAEGTPEQVRESAKRALDGTGGRIILSAGGGTNPGTSAENIDALVQAAREWSESHG is encoded by the coding sequence ATGAGAAAAGACCAATTCGAGCAATTGAAGGCGATTGTGCAAGGAGCAAAGATCAAGCCTCCAGTAGCATTATTAGTTGACAGCCCTTGGATTCCGCCGTTTGTGGGAATAGAGGCAATGGAATACTTCACCGAACCTGATAAATGGCTGGAGGCGAACCTGCACGTTGTCGAGCGCTTCCCTGATGTGATATTTATACCAGGCTTTTGGGTGGAATACGGAATGGCGATTGAGCCCTCTGCGCACGGGTGCAAAGTATCATGGTGGAAGGATTCTCCACCTTCGGTTTCGCCTGTGCTCTCCGACATCTCTGAGGTCAGCCGGCTAACAGTGCCATCGCCGCAAAATGACGGACTAATGCCGTTTGTGCTGCATCTTCAGCGGCGTGCTCAAGAACAAATTGCCCCAATGGGGTATTCAATTCGCATAGTCTCTGCACGAGGTCCGCTCGCACTTGCAACATTCATTCGGGGGATTACCGAGTTCCTGATAGACATAAAAATTGAACCTGAGAACTCGCATCGTTTGCTCGATATTTGCACTGAAACCGTAATCCGCTGGTTGGATGCCCAAGCAAAGAACTTGCCCGATGTTGAGGCAATTTTTGTTCTTGATGACATAGTAGGTCTTTTATCACCAGCTGACTACGAAGAGTTCGCCCACCCATATCTTAAGCGAATATTTGATGCTTTTAATGGCATGCTCAAACTCTATCACAATGATGCGAATATTGAGCCATTTGCCGAGCGCCTGGCAGAAACGGGATTCGATATCTTGAATTTCAGCCATCTAATAGACGCTGGCGAACTCTATCGGCGGATTGGAGACAAGGTAGTCCTAATGGGAAATGTTCCGCCTCTTCAGGTGATGGCAGAGGGGACGCCGGAGCAGGTGAGAGAAAGCGCCAAGCGAGCGCTTGATGGGACTGGGGGGCGCATAATACTCTCCGCTGGCGGCGGCACGAATCCCGGCACATCAGCTGAGAATATAGATGCTCTTGTCCAAGCGGCGCGGGAGTGGTCAGAAAGCCATGGCTAG
- a CDS encoding LacI family DNA-binding transcriptional regulator produces the protein MSKTQPTIKDVARRAGVSHATVSYVLAGSKHASRISKETKLRVWAAAEELGYKFNPVGRALKRGHTDTILLLIVTWQMAKSHSQTAMALSRSATMRGLQLTVNIVKNDSEAESFLNHSMISNHEGLLVLWDSPAVEKSTLAQLANEGLPVIDLLPGAQGNIESVAADREHAGYTLTRHLIELGHQRIAFIGDTISRIKTTMQKYAGYERALREAGIDIDPSLMQNVEGFGFDGGFQGFQELITRQLNFTAVICINDPMALGAMACAQFMGMQCPRDISFAGYGAFDEGEYWHPSLTTVGLSADLVAESAVNEIVRLRNNPNAKRANIYIPGELIIRESTGPAP, from the coding sequence ATGTCAAAAACACAACCGACAATTAAAGATGTTGCCAGGAGAGCAGGGGTTTCACACGCCACAGTGTCATATGTTCTCGCTGGCAGTAAACACGCCTCGAGGATAAGTAAAGAAACAAAGCTCAGAGTATGGGCTGCAGCGGAGGAATTAGGGTATAAGTTTAATCCAGTAGGCCGAGCCCTCAAGCGCGGACATACCGATACTATTCTTTTGCTAATTGTTACTTGGCAAATGGCTAAGTCACATTCGCAGACAGCAATGGCGCTCAGCCGCTCAGCAACAATGCGAGGGCTTCAGCTTACTGTAAATATAGTTAAAAACGATTCCGAGGCAGAGTCATTTTTGAATCACAGCATGATTAGCAACCACGAAGGATTATTAGTCCTGTGGGATTCGCCAGCAGTCGAAAAGAGCACGCTAGCCCAGCTTGCCAACGAGGGGTTGCCCGTGATTGATCTTCTTCCGGGCGCCCAAGGAAACATCGAAAGCGTCGCTGCAGACCGCGAACACGCCGGCTACACCTTAACGCGGCACTTAATCGAACTAGGACACCAGCGCATAGCTTTTATCGGGGACACAATCTCTCGCATAAAGACCACCATGCAGAAATACGCCGGCTATGAACGGGCGCTTCGTGAGGCAGGAATTGATATTGACCCCAGCCTCATGCAGAATGTTGAAGGGTTTGGCTTTGACGGCGGCTTTCAGGGTTTTCAAGAACTTATTACCCGCCAGCTGAATTTCACCGCCGTAATTTGCATAAACGACCCTATGGCACTTGGCGCCATGGCTTGCGCCCAGTTCATGGGCATGCAATGTCCACGCGATATCTCATTCGCCGGTTACGGAGCGTTTGATGAAGGTGAGTACTGGCACCCCTCCCTCACCACCGTTGGCCTTTCTGCGGATTTGGTCGCAGAAAGTGCAGTAAATGAGATTGTGCGGCTGCGAAACAACCCAAACGCCAAAAGAGCGAATATATACATCCCCGGCGAACTGATTATCCGAGAATCAACCGGTCCCGCTCCATAG
- a CDS encoding sulfatase-like hydrolase/transferase — protein MGKQSCKMTRREFVVKGAAAIGTLTTGLSLSRPAFGEKRPNILFILTDDQRYDAMGFMGRPSFLKTPNLDRIAREGAHFENAFVTTALCSPSRASFLTGTYAHRHGVVNNEANDPDPSCPTFPLLLQKAGYETAYIGKWHMEPKADPRPGFDYWLSFKAQGIYENPNLNENGHEFQAEGYMTDLLTNYAVNWLKRKRSKPFCMILAHKAVHSPFTPAPRHKDAFPNAEIPEPASYKDTFEDKPEWMRRAFTFGVRRERWIASLKEPAPQKVERGEWNPREPRRLDYYRTILAIDESVGRVLDTLEKTGQLDNTVIVFASDNGFFMGEHGLGDKRLIYEESIRIPLLMRYPEIIKPGSKRKEMFLNIDLAPTLLDIAGVDIPKTMQGRSILPILKGKKSEWRESFLYEYFREEWAAGIPLMLGVRSKDWTYCSYPDMNDIEELYDLRNDPTQVRNLALDSAHLEKLQEMRAELERLKKETEYPEGKQLGAPPVGPIEEAKVIEGLVLSFDFARGDATDVSGHGNKGILHGGQFVEEGGRKVLKLEKGDYIDVSSSPALNPCMTPWTIEALIKGKEGVVIAQGGASFGYSLYLDGGIPRFALRSEETLTEIAGNNPIGNDWVRLTAAIRKHGIELYVDGKLVASTGNAGLLPAKPHEGLQIGMDTGSLVGSYSKSIPYSGLIEYVRIWAGEHKIE, from the coding sequence ATGGGCAAACAATCATGCAAAATGACTAGACGAGAGTTCGTCGTAAAAGGAGCCGCGGCCATCGGAACACTTACAACAGGGCTCTCATTATCAAGACCTGCATTCGGGGAAAAGCGACCAAACATCCTATTTATATTAACCGATGACCAGCGATACGACGCCATGGGCTTCATGGGCCGGCCATCATTTCTAAAGACGCCAAACCTCGACCGCATCGCTCGTGAAGGCGCTCACTTTGAAAACGCATTCGTAACCACTGCGCTGTGCTCGCCAAGCCGCGCCTCATTTTTAACTGGCACCTATGCCCATAGGCATGGCGTTGTGAATAATGAAGCTAATGACCCAGACCCCTCATGTCCAACGTTCCCTCTTCTCCTTCAAAAAGCCGGCTATGAAACAGCATACATTGGCAAGTGGCATATGGAACCGAAGGCTGACCCCCGACCAGGTTTCGACTATTGGCTCAGCTTTAAGGCTCAGGGCATATACGAAAACCCAAACCTTAACGAAAACGGACATGAGTTTCAAGCAGAAGGTTATATGACCGACTTACTAACCAACTACGCCGTCAATTGGCTAAAACGCAAGAGGAGCAAGCCCTTCTGCATGATACTTGCACACAAAGCAGTTCATAGTCCATTTACCCCTGCGCCCAGGCACAAAGACGCATTCCCCAACGCCGAGATTCCAGAACCCGCAAGCTACAAGGACACGTTCGAGGACAAACCCGAGTGGATGCGGCGAGCGTTTACGTTCGGAGTCAGGCGAGAGCGGTGGATTGCAAGCCTGAAAGAGCCCGCCCCCCAAAAGGTCGAACGGGGTGAATGGAACCCTCGCGAGCCAAGGCGGCTAGATTACTACAGAACGATACTAGCTATTGATGAAAGCGTGGGACGAGTACTTGATACCCTTGAGAAGACTGGTCAGCTTGATAACACCGTTATTGTCTTTGCAAGCGACAATGGCTTCTTCATGGGCGAGCATGGCTTGGGAGACAAGCGATTGATATATGAAGAATCAATTCGCATCCCACTTCTTATGCGCTACCCAGAGATAATAAAACCTGGAAGCAAGAGAAAAGAAATGTTTCTTAACATAGACCTTGCTCCAACACTCCTTGATATAGCAGGAGTAGACATTCCCAAAACAATGCAGGGGCGTTCAATCCTACCAATCCTAAAAGGCAAGAAAAGTGAGTGGCGCGAGTCATTCCTATACGAATATTTCCGAGAAGAATGGGCAGCAGGAATACCCTTAATGCTAGGAGTTCGTTCAAAAGATTGGACATACTGTTCTTATCCCGATATGAACGATATTGAGGAGCTATATGACCTTCGAAATGACCCGACTCAGGTTCGCAACCTTGCTCTAGATTCGGCACATCTGGAGAAACTACAGGAAATGCGTGCTGAGCTTGAGCGATTAAAGAAGGAAACAGAATATCCAGAAGGTAAACAGTTGGGAGCGCCGCCAGTGGGGCCCATAGAAGAAGCTAAGGTAATCGAGGGGCTTGTGCTTTCCTTTGACTTTGCTCGCGGCGATGCGACTGATGTGTCTGGGCATGGAAACAAGGGCATTCTACACGGCGGACAATTTGTAGAAGAAGGCGGCAGAAAAGTCCTCAAGCTTGAAAAAGGGGATTATATTGACGTTTCAAGTTCACCCGCCCTCAATCCTTGCATGACGCCATGGACAATTGAAGCGCTCATCAAAGGCAAGGAAGGCGTCGTCATTGCTCAGGGAGGCGCAAGTTTTGGCTACTCCCTCTATCTCGATGGCGGCATCCCTCGATTTGCATTGAGGTCAGAGGAAACCTTAACGGAAATTGCAGGGAACAACCCAATAGGCAACGACTGGGTACGCCTCACGGCAGCCATTAGAAAACATGGCATCGAGCTGTACGTAGACGGCAAGCTAGTTGCATCCACGGGGAATGCGGGACTTCTTCCTGCCAAACCGCACGAAGGTCTACAAATCGGTATGGATACAGGAAGCTTGGTCGGCAGCTACTCGAAATCAATTCCATATAGCGGGCTAATTGAGTATGTGCGCATTTGGGCAGGAGAACACAAAATTGAATGA